A single window of Nocardia higoensis DNA harbors:
- a CDS encoding DUF4189 domain-containing protein: protein MKKFFAAAAVMVATVASMLGAAAPAQADYGYYGAIATSRDGAYGIANNYGSYDDAEQAAVDACGGGGCRVMVSWSNGCGVLASSANMWSAAARSNYTAAREAALSRLADGWIVDWRCTAGYSL from the coding sequence GTGAAGAAGTTCTTCGCCGCCGCGGCGGTGATGGTTGCGACCGTCGCGTCGATGCTGGGGGCCGCAGCGCCCGCGCAGGCCGACTACGGCTACTACGGCGCGATCGCGACCTCGCGCGACGGCGCGTACGGCATCGCGAACAACTACGGCAGCTATGACGACGCCGAGCAAGCCGCGGTGGACGCCTGCGGCGGCGGAGGCTGCCGCGTCATGGTCTCGTGGTCGAACGGCTGCGGCGTGCTCGCCAGTTCCGCCAACATGTGGAGCGCCGCCGCGCGGTCCAACTACACCGCCGCGCGTGAGGCCGCCCTGAGCCGGCTGGCCGACGGCTGGATCGTCGACTGGCGTTGCACCGCGGGCTACTCGCTGTAA
- a CDS encoding winged helix-turn-helix domain-containing protein, producing MRSMSAAAARRTALAAQGFGRRGTRSSPPTRRSVLDVVARTQLLQLDSVSAVVRAHYAPVFSRIGPYDRALLDEAAWSHSARRPRRLVEYWAHEAALMPVEDWPLMRWRMEKYRYGRWAGMRRVLERNPRLGEDILAVVREQGACTASEVERHLELDMPRPKGSWWNLSDTKMVCEQLFAAGELAIDRRVGFTRYYDLTERVMAPDLLARAVPEDEAVRELVRRASTALGVATEADLRDYYRLHRSQTVSAVADLVDAGELEPVSVEGWDAPAYLRSGAAVPRRMSAVALLCPFDPVIFFRPRARRVFDFHYRIEIYTPAEQRVHGYYVFAFLLGDRLAGRVDLRAERAKGRLLVPGAFAEPGHDRRQVARSLAGALREMADWLELDDVVIGDRGDLAAELAAQLSPAVPSRSV from the coding sequence ATGCGGAGCATGAGCGCGGCCGCCGCTCGGCGCACGGCGCTGGCGGCCCAGGGATTCGGCAGGCGCGGGACGCGGTCGTCGCCGCCCACCCGGCGATCTGTCCTGGATGTGGTAGCCAGAACGCAACTACTGCAATTGGATTCGGTTTCGGCGGTGGTCCGCGCGCATTATGCGCCGGTGTTCAGCCGCATCGGTCCCTACGATCGCGCGCTGCTCGACGAGGCGGCCTGGAGCCACAGCGCTCGCCGGCCCCGCAGGCTGGTCGAGTACTGGGCGCACGAAGCAGCGCTGATGCCGGTCGAGGATTGGCCGCTGATGCGCTGGCGCATGGAGAAGTACCGGTACGGGCGCTGGGCCGGGATGCGCCGGGTACTCGAGCGCAATCCGCGCCTGGGGGAGGACATCCTGGCCGTCGTCCGGGAGCAGGGGGCGTGCACCGCGAGCGAGGTGGAACGGCATCTGGAGTTGGACATGCCGCGCCCGAAGGGCAGCTGGTGGAATCTCAGCGACACCAAGATGGTCTGCGAGCAGCTCTTCGCCGCCGGCGAACTGGCCATCGACCGCCGGGTCGGGTTCACCCGCTACTACGACCTCACCGAGCGGGTGATGGCGCCGGATCTGCTGGCCCGCGCCGTGCCCGAGGACGAGGCGGTGCGCGAACTGGTGCGTCGGGCATCGACGGCTCTCGGCGTCGCCACCGAGGCCGACCTGCGCGACTACTACCGGCTGCATCGCTCCCAGACCGTCTCCGCCGTCGCCGATCTCGTGGACGCGGGAGAGCTGGAGCCGGTGTCGGTCGAAGGTTGGGACGCCCCCGCCTACCTGCGCTCGGGCGCGGCGGTGCCCAGGCGGATGTCGGCCGTCGCGCTGCTGTGCCCGTTCGACCCGGTGATCTTCTTCCGCCCGCGCGCTCGGCGGGTCTTCGACTTCCACTATCGCATCGAGATCTACACCCCCGCCGAACAGCGGGTGCACGGCTACTACGTCTTCGCCTTCCTGCTGGGCGACCGGCTGGCCGGACGCGTCGATCTGCGCGCCGAACGAGCGAAGGGGCGGCTGCTGGTTCCCGGCGCGTTCGCCGAACCCGGCCACGACCGGAGGCAGGTCGCTCGGTCACTGGCAGGCGCACTGCGGGAGATGGCCGACTGGCTCGAACTCGACGACGTCGTGATCGGGGATCGTGGCGATCTCGCCGCGGAGCTGGCGGCTCAGCTGTCGCCGGCGGTGCCGTCGCGTTCGGTGTAG
- a CDS encoding DNA translocase FtsK — protein MAGKSRSTTTSRARAGSARGRTTAAGTRAQREAAAPRASTGRSGTARASTPRTNRTPRARTAPARKPVRARSDTAPLAVLSRGVSGGWTMLARGVGATTRTLSRAGEIEHGHRRDGIALALLAVSAVVAAAVWLSAGGPIGGWVEGVIRWISGSASAALPFVATGIAVVLMRTEARPEVRPRLVLGGVLVGLPALGIWHLAAGAPTDAHERAHAAGFVGYVFGGPLADGLTAWLAVPILLLAMIFGVLLITGTTLREVPHRLRELFGAAAAGDEYGRDRYGADGYGEDFEPVGYDTEGFGSRGRSRRRGRTPQENYPTDEFTGSDAVTEMLGDVVPGEPPLREAKQIAAAPQAEAVPAPRKRAAPRAADQTPPPPPEPEFVADRVIEGDYTLPPMNLLTDGDPPKKRSAANESMIEAITEVLVQFKIDAAVTGFVRGPTVTRYEVELGPGVKVEKITALTRNIAYAVATENVRLLAPIPGKSAVGIEVPNADRELVRLADVLKAPSTRNDHHPLVIGLGKNIEGEFVSANLAKMPHLLVAGSTGSGKSSFVNSMLVSLLQRATPEEVRMILIDPKMVELTPYEGIPHLITPIITQPKKAAAALAWLVEEMEQRYQDMQANKVRHIDDFNKKVKSGVIAAPLGSERVYRPYPYILAIVDELADLMMTAPRDVEDAIVRITQKARAAGIHLVLATQRPSVDVVTGLIKTNVPSRLAFATSSLTDSRVILDQPGAEKLIGMGDGLFLPMGAGKPTRLQGAFISDEEIHAVVDFTKNQAEPDYQEGVTAAKAGEKKDVDPDIGDDLDLLLQAVELVVTSQFGSTSMLQRKLRVGFAKAGRLMDLMETRGVVGPSEGSKARDVLVKPDELDGLLFSIRGGGPEDGEGSAE, from the coding sequence ATGGCAGGTAAGTCCCGCAGCACCACGACCAGTCGGGCGCGGGCGGGATCGGCCCGGGGGAGGACCACGGCGGCGGGTACCCGCGCGCAGCGCGAGGCGGCGGCGCCCCGCGCGAGCACCGGGCGTTCGGGCACCGCGCGTGCGAGCACGCCGCGCACGAACAGAACCCCTCGCGCCCGCACCGCGCCTGCCCGCAAGCCCGTGCGCGCCCGTTCCGACACCGCCCCGCTCGCCGTGCTCAGCCGGGGCGTCAGCGGCGGCTGGACCATGCTCGCGCGCGGTGTCGGCGCCACCACCCGGACCCTGAGCCGGGCGGGCGAGATCGAGCACGGACACCGCCGCGACGGCATCGCTTTGGCATTGCTGGCGGTCAGCGCTGTCGTCGCCGCCGCGGTCTGGCTCTCGGCGGGCGGTCCGATCGGCGGCTGGGTCGAAGGCGTCATCCGCTGGATCTCCGGCTCCGCCTCGGCCGCACTGCCGTTCGTCGCCACCGGTATCGCGGTGGTGCTGATGCGCACCGAGGCGCGTCCGGAGGTCCGGCCGCGACTGGTGCTCGGCGGAGTGCTGGTCGGGCTGCCTGCCCTGGGAATCTGGCATCTCGCCGCGGGCGCCCCGACCGACGCGCACGAGCGCGCGCACGCCGCGGGATTCGTGGGCTACGTGTTCGGCGGACCGCTCGCCGACGGCCTGACCGCCTGGCTGGCGGTGCCGATCCTGTTGCTGGCCATGATCTTCGGCGTGCTGCTGATCACCGGAACCACCCTGCGCGAGGTGCCGCACCGGCTGCGTGAGCTGTTCGGCGCCGCCGCGGCCGGCGACGAGTACGGTCGGGACCGATATGGCGCCGATGGATACGGCGAGGACTTCGAACCGGTCGGCTACGACACCGAGGGATTCGGGTCGCGCGGCCGTTCCCGCCGGCGCGGTCGCACTCCGCAGGAGAACTACCCGACCGACGAGTTCACCGGATCCGACGCCGTCACCGAGATGCTCGGCGATGTCGTGCCCGGTGAACCCCCGCTGCGCGAGGCCAAGCAGATCGCCGCCGCCCCGCAGGCCGAGGCGGTGCCGGCACCGCGCAAGCGGGCCGCGCCCAGAGCCGCCGACCAGACCCCACCGCCGCCGCCCGAGCCGGAATTCGTCGCCGACCGGGTGATCGAGGGTGATTACACGCTGCCGCCGATGAATCTGCTCACCGACGGTGATCCGCCCAAGAAGCGCAGTGCCGCCAACGAATCGATGATCGAGGCGATCACCGAGGTGCTGGTGCAGTTCAAGATCGATGCCGCGGTCACCGGATTCGTGCGCGGCCCGACGGTCACCCGCTATGAGGTGGAACTCGGTCCCGGCGTGAAGGTCGAGAAGATCACCGCGCTGACCCGGAACATCGCCTATGCGGTGGCGACCGAGAACGTGCGACTGCTCGCCCCGATCCCCGGAAAGTCCGCGGTGGGCATCGAGGTGCCCAACGCCGATCGCGAACTGGTGCGCCTGGCCGATGTGCTCAAGGCGCCCTCGACCCGCAACGACCACCATCCGCTGGTGATCGGCCTGGGCAAGAACATCGAGGGCGAGTTCGTCTCGGCCAACCTGGCGAAGATGCCGCACCTGCTGGTCGCGGGCTCTACCGGTTCGGGCAAATCGAGTTTCGTGAACTCGATGCTGGTCTCGCTGTTGCAGCGGGCCACCCCCGAAGAGGTGCGGATGATCCTCATCGACCCGAAGATGGTCGAGCTGACCCCGTACGAGGGCATCCCACACCTGATCACGCCCATCATCACCCAGCCCAAGAAGGCCGCCGCCGCGCTGGCTTGGCTGGTGGAGGAGATGGAGCAGCGGTACCAGGACATGCAGGCCAACAAGGTCCGCCACATCGACGACTTCAACAAGAAGGTGAAGTCGGGTGTGATCGCCGCACCGCTGGGCAGTGAACGGGTCTACCGGCCCTACCCGTACATCCTCGCCATCGTCGACGAGCTCGCCGATCTGATGATGACCGCGCCCCGCGACGTCGAGGACGCGATCGTGCGCATCACCCAGAAGGCGCGCGCCGCTGGCATCCACCTGGTGCTGGCCACCCAGCGACCTTCGGTCGACGTCGTCACCGGCCTGATCAAGACGAACGTGCCTTCACGCCTGGCGTTCGCGACCTCCTCGCTCACCGACTCCCGGGTCATCCTCGACCAGCCGGGCGCGGAGAAGCTGATCGGCATGGGTGACGGGCTGTTCCTGCCGATGGGCGCGGGTAAGCCGACCCGCCTGCAGGGCGCGTTCATCAGCGACGAGGAGATCCACGCCGTCGTCGACTTCACCAAGAACCAGGCCGAACCCGACTATCAGGAAGGCGTCACCGCGGCCAAGGCCGGCGAGAAGAAGGATGTCGACCCGGATATCGGAGACGATCTGGACCTGCTGTTGCAGGCGGTCGAGCTGGTGGTGACCTCACAGTTCGGCTCGACCTCGATGTTGCAGCGCAAACTGCGGGTCGGCTTCGCCAAGGCGGGGCGGCTGATGGACCTCATGGAGACCAGGGGGGTCGTCGGTCCGAGCGAGGGCTCCAAGGCGCGCGACGTGCTGGTCAAACCCGACGAACTCGATGGCCTGCTGTTCTCGATCCGCGGGGGCGGTCCCGAAGACGGCGAGGGGTCCGCCGAATAG
- a CDS encoding ribonuclease J — translation MTSPRRPRRTASRPAGAPAPVQAQPAAPEERVAPAEEVVSQPPAASVDADTSGGGAPAEKSTQASASGEARAPQARREGGTKSAGDAGRNAGATGKSVSEPAKSTGDAKRGGDGGGRRSGRRQGRGREQQAPTPVVAAQDRLGTPPKAPKNGLRVFALGGIGEIGRNMTVFEYGGKLLIVDCGVLFPEDQQPGVDLILPDFRPIEDRMADIVAIVLTHGHEDHIGAVPFLLRNRSDIPVLGAKFTLALVAAKCREHRLQPKLIEVAEGETTVHGPFECEYFAVNHSIPDALAVAIRTPAGVALHTGDIKLDQLPLDGRLTDLAGFSRLGDEGVDLFLVDSTNAEVPGFVTPEREIGGVLDTVIGKARGRVIVASFASHVHRIQQVVDVAQKYGRRVCFVGRSMVRNMQIAQDLGYLTVPESVVVDLDVAATLPSDRLVLISTGSQGEPLSALSRMARGDHRQIHIRPDDLVVLASSLIPGNENSVFAVVNGLARLGASVITQQNAKVHVSGHASAGELLYLYNAVRPTNAMPVHGEWRHLRANAALAVATGVPEERVVLAEDGVVVDLVDGIAEIVGRVPVGHVYVDGLSVGDVGESTLSDRLVLGEGGFISITIAIDETTGKAVSAPELSGRGFSDDPTALADAAELVESELQRLASEGVTETHRIAQAVRRVVGRWVADTYRRRPMIVPTVIGV, via the coding sequence ATGACATCACCGCGCCGTCCTCGTCGCACCGCAAGCCGTCCGGCGGGCGCGCCCGCACCGGTGCAGGCGCAACCCGCCGCCCCCGAGGAGCGGGTCGCTCCGGCGGAGGAAGTCGTCTCGCAGCCGCCCGCCGCGAGCGTCGATGCCGACACGTCCGGTGGCGGCGCCCCGGCCGAGAAGTCCACCCAGGCAAGCGCATCCGGGGAAGCTCGCGCCCCGCAGGCACGTCGTGAAGGCGGCACGAAGTCCGCGGGCGACGCGGGCAGGAATGCCGGTGCGACCGGAAAGAGCGTGTCCGAACCCGCCAAGAGCACCGGTGACGCCAAGCGCGGCGGCGACGGCGGCGGCAGGCGCTCCGGCCGCAGACAGGGCCGTGGTCGCGAGCAGCAGGCGCCTACCCCGGTGGTGGCCGCCCAGGACCGGCTCGGCACCCCGCCGAAGGCGCCCAAGAACGGCCTGCGGGTGTTCGCGCTCGGCGGCATCGGCGAAATCGGCCGCAACATGACCGTTTTCGAATACGGCGGCAAGCTGCTGATCGTCGACTGCGGCGTGCTGTTCCCCGAGGACCAGCAGCCCGGCGTCGACCTGATCCTGCCCGACTTCCGGCCCATCGAGGACCGGATGGCCGACATCGTCGCCATCGTGCTCACCCACGGTCACGAAGACCACATCGGCGCGGTCCCGTTCCTGCTGCGGAACAGATCCGACATACCGGTGCTCGGTGCCAAGTTCACCCTGGCGCTGGTGGCCGCCAAGTGCCGCGAACACCGGCTGCAGCCCAAGCTCATCGAGGTCGCCGAGGGCGAGACCACCGTCCACGGCCCGTTCGAGTGCGAATACTTCGCGGTCAACCACTCCATCCCGGACGCGCTGGCTGTGGCCATCCGCACTCCGGCCGGCGTGGCCCTGCACACCGGTGACATCAAGCTCGACCAGCTGCCGCTGGACGGCAGGCTCACCGACCTGGCCGGGTTCTCCCGGCTCGGCGACGAAGGCGTCGACCTCTTCCTGGTCGACTCCACCAACGCCGAGGTGCCCGGATTCGTCACCCCCGAACGCGAGATCGGCGGTGTGCTCGACACCGTCATCGGCAAGGCGCGCGGCCGGGTCATCGTGGCCTCCTTCGCCAGTCACGTGCACCGCATCCAGCAGGTCGTCGACGTCGCCCAGAAGTACGGGCGCCGAGTATGTTTCGTCGGCCGCTCGATGGTCCGCAATATGCAGATCGCCCAGGATCTCGGGTACCTGACCGTGCCCGAGAGCGTGGTGGTCGACCTGGACGTGGCCGCCACCCTGCCCAGCGACCGGTTGGTGCTGATCTCCACCGGTTCCCAGGGGGAGCCGCTCTCGGCGCTCTCGCGCATGGCACGCGGCGATCACCGTCAGATCCACATCCGCCCCGACGATCTCGTCGTGCTGGCGTCCTCGCTGATCCCCGGCAACGAGAACTCGGTCTTCGCCGTCGTCAACGGCCTGGCCCGACTCGGCGCCTCGGTCATCACCCAGCAGAACGCGAAGGTGCACGTCTCCGGGCACGCCTCCGCGGGCGAACTGCTCTACCTCTACAACGCGGTGCGGCCCACCAACGCCATGCCGGTGCACGGCGAATGGCGGCACCTGCGCGCCAATGCCGCGCTCGCGGTGGCCACCGGCGTGCCCGAGGAGCGGGTGGTGCTGGCCGAGGACGGCGTGGTGGTCGATCTGGTGGACGGCATCGCCGAGATCGTCGGGCGCGTCCCGGTCGGCCACGTCTACGTCGACGGCCTTTCGGTCGGCGATGTCGGCGAGTCGACGCTGTCGGATCGGTTGGTGCTGGGCGAAGGCGGCTTCATCTCGATCACCATCGCGATCGACGAGACCACCGGAAAAGCCGTCAGCGCACCGGAATTGAGCGGGCGCGGGTTCTCCGACGACCCGACCGCGCTGGCCGACGCCGCCGAACTGGTGGAATCGGAGCTGCAGCGGCTGGCGAGCGAGGGCGTCACCGAGACCCATCGCATCGCACAAGCCGTGCGGCGTGTGGTGGGTCGCTGGGTGGCCGACACCTATCGCCGTCGCCCGATGATCGTGCCCACCGTCATCGGCGTCTGA
- a CDS encoding toxin-antitoxin system HicB family antitoxin, whose product MNLEKYTAQLRENLISAAALGDEKTQSTAAALASATENAARLVLLEALWDLAADIGAALPDRTVHLSTNGAEVTVDVRKDTGAEPPTFEEMTGDISRVTLRLVEQMKAKAEEAAAANGVSLNSWLSRAVDGALREQMRGYGHGHKRDAGRTASTERKGDDYTERDGTAGDS is encoded by the coding sequence ATGAATCTGGAGAAATACACTGCCCAACTGCGTGAGAATCTGATCTCCGCCGCCGCGCTGGGCGACGAGAAGACCCAGTCGACCGCGGCCGCCCTGGCCTCGGCCACCGAGAACGCCGCACGGCTGGTGCTGCTGGAGGCGCTGTGGGATCTCGCCGCCGACATCGGCGCCGCGCTGCCCGACCGGACCGTGCATCTGTCGACCAACGGCGCCGAGGTCACCGTCGACGTGCGCAAGGACACCGGTGCCGAGCCACCCACCTTCGAGGAGATGACCGGCGACATCAGTCGGGTCACCCTGCGCCTGGTGGAACAGATGAAGGCCAAGGCCGAGGAAGCCGCGGCGGCCAACGGGGTGTCGCTGAACTCCTGGCTCTCCCGGGCAGTCGACGGCGCGCTGCGCGAGCAGATGCGCGGCTACGGTCACGGCCACAAGCGCGACGCCGGCCGCACAGCCTCCACCGAGCGCAAGGGCGACGACTACACCGAACGCGACGGCACCGCCGGCGACAGCTGA
- a CDS encoding TIGR03085 family metal-binding protein, whose translation MSMAQRERRALVEAMEAAGPDAPTLCGTWTVRDLAAHLIVRERRPDAAPGILLRPLAGRLESVQAKVSVQPFEHLLDLVRTGPPWWSPLKPVDALANLSEMFVHHEDVRRAESGWEPRELAAEDEDRLWKLLRRMGRMAYRKSPVPIMLATPDGRSVAVVSGDGPAVTLTGTPSELLLHAFGRDEVRITATGADEAVRTVLALDRSI comes from the coding sequence GTGAGCATGGCACAGCGGGAACGGCGAGCACTGGTCGAAGCGATGGAGGCGGCGGGGCCGGACGCGCCGACGTTGTGTGGTACCTGGACGGTGCGAGATCTGGCCGCACACTTGATCGTTCGCGAACGCAGGCCCGACGCCGCGCCCGGCATCCTGTTGCGCCCGCTGGCCGGGCGGCTGGAATCGGTGCAGGCGAAGGTGTCCGTTCAGCCGTTCGAGCATCTGCTCGACCTGGTGCGCACCGGTCCGCCCTGGTGGTCGCCGCTCAAGCCGGTGGACGCGCTGGCCAATCTGAGCGAGATGTTCGTCCATCACGAGGACGTGCGTCGCGCCGAGTCCGGCTGGGAACCGCGCGAGCTGGCCGCCGAGGACGAGGACCGGCTGTGGAAGCTCCTGCGCCGGATGGGCCGGATGGCCTACCGGAAGTCTCCGGTGCCGATCATGCTGGCGACCCCGGACGGTCGAAGTGTAGCGGTCGTCTCCGGCGACGGACCGGCGGTGACACTCACCGGCACGCCCTCCGAACTGTTGCTGCACGCCTTCGGGCGCGACGAGGTGCGGATCACGGCGACCGGTGCGGACGAGGCGGTCCGGACGGTGCTTGCGCTCGACCGCTCCATCTGA
- the dapA gene encoding 4-hydroxy-tetrahydrodipicolinate synthase, giving the protein MTNGESTPTELRASGTVGVAMVTPFSADGKLDVDAGVSLAAHLVDRGVDLLAISGTTGESPTTTESEKFDLLHAVVDAVGDRATVIAGAGTYDTAHSIELARNAQRAGAHGLLVVTPYYSRPSQEGLIAHFTAVADATDLPVTLYDIPPRSIIPIGPDALRVLAEHPRIVAVKDAKGDLNSGADIIAHTSLDYYSGDDCLNLPWLSIGAVGFISVIGHLVPERLREMYEAFTSGDVVRARDINASLVPLNAAMARLGGVSMTKAGLRLLGIDVGEPRLPQLMPNSAQLDQLSADLRTAGVLV; this is encoded by the coding sequence ATGACGAACGGTGAATCGACGCCCACGGAGCTGCGTGCATCCGGCACGGTAGGTGTCGCGATGGTGACCCCCTTCAGCGCTGACGGCAAGCTGGATGTCGATGCCGGGGTCAGCCTGGCCGCTCACCTCGTCGACCGGGGGGTCGACCTGCTCGCCATCTCCGGCACCACCGGTGAATCGCCGACCACCACCGAGTCGGAGAAGTTCGATCTGCTCCACGCCGTCGTCGACGCGGTCGGCGACCGGGCCACCGTGATCGCGGGCGCGGGCACCTACGACACCGCGCACTCGATCGAACTGGCGCGCAATGCCCAGCGCGCGGGCGCGCACGGCCTGCTCGTCGTCACCCCGTACTACTCCCGGCCCAGCCAGGAGGGGCTCATCGCGCACTTCACCGCGGTGGCCGACGCGACCGATCTGCCGGTCACGCTCTACGACATTCCACCCAGATCGATCATTCCGATCGGTCCCGACGCCCTGCGTGTTCTCGCCGAACACCCGCGCATCGTCGCGGTCAAGGACGCCAAGGGTGACCTGAACTCCGGCGCCGACATCATCGCCCATACCTCACTGGACTACTACTCCGGCGACGATTGCCTGAACCTGCCGTGGCTGTCCATCGGCGCGGTCGGATTCATCAGTGTCATCGGTCATCTCGTGCCCGAGCGGCTGCGCGAGATGTATGAGGCCTTCACATCCGGCGATGTGGTGCGCGCTCGCGACATCAACGCGAGCCTGGTACCGCTCAATGCCGCGATGGCACGTCTGGGCGGCGTCTCGATGACCAAGGCGGGCCTTCGCCTGCTGGGCATCGATGTCGGCGAGCCCAGGCTGCCGCAGCTCATGCCCAATTCCGCGCAACTCGATCAGCTGTCCGCCGACCTGCGGACAGCGGGGGTACTCGTATGA